The genomic DNA GAACCATTGATTGTTGTAACTGCTCAGCATCGAGAAATGTTAGATTCTGTATTGCATACCTTTAATATAAAACCGCATTATGATTTGAATATCATGAAATCAGGTCAAACATTGTCGGAAATTACATCAAGAGCAATGATAGAACTTGAACAGATTATAAAAAGTGAAAAACCTGACATGGTTTTAGTACATGGCGATACAACGACTACATTTTCAGGTGCATTAGCAGCATTTTATAATCAAGTACCAGTTGGACATGTGGAAGCGGGTCTTAGAACAAGACAAAAATATGCACCTTTCCCTGAAGAAATTAATCGCCAAATGGTCGGTGATATTGCAGACTTACATTTTGCTCCAACTGCTAATGCTGCACAAAATTTATTAGACGAACAAAAAAATAAAGACAGTATTATTATTACAGGTAATACTGCTATTGATACCTTAAATATTACAGTAACTGAGGATTATACTTCTGAAATTATGAAAAGGCATAATAATAAACGTTTAATCTTGTTAACTACACATCGAAGAGAAAACATGGGTCAACCCATGAAAAACATTTTTGAAGCGATTAGAAGAATCGTCGAGGAATATGAAGATGTTGTAGTGATTTCGCCATTGCATCTAAATCCTAAAGTTAGAGAATTAGCTAAAAGGTATCTTGGAGAGCATCCGCGAATTGAATTAATTGAACCTTTAGATGTCATTGATTTTCATAACTTTGCTAGTAAATCGTATCTTATTTTAACTGACTCAGGTGGTATTCAAGAAGAAGCGCCTTCATTGAATAAACCAGTATTAGTGCTTAGAGATGTGACAGAAAGACCAGAAGGTGTAGCAGCAGGTACTTTGAAAGTAATAGGCACTGAATTGGAAGATGTTTACAATGAAACAAAAGCATTACTAGATGATGAAATGATATACGATCATATGGCAATGACGCAAAATCCTTATGGTGATGGTAAAGCTGCTATAAGAATTTGCGATAGTATTAAATATTATTTGAATATCACTAAAGAACCACCTAATCAATTTGGTAGTTAAATCATTATCTGTATTTGTGAATATTTTGTGACAAATTAGGAGTAAATTATTACAACAATTTGAATAGAATTGACACACTATTTGCCCTATATTATTATTAAATTTGTATGAGTGGAACGGTTTACATGGTTGTCATAAGTTAATTTGGAGGAAAAAATGAGACGTTTCAACATCTTATTTAAACAATACATTCAATATTATATTTATTTTTTAATATTTTTGAGTGTTTTGTATATTATTATTTCCAATTCCTTTATTTTAGGATTAATAATAGGAACATTTGGTTCTTTAATAAATACATATATCTTTGAATTATATTTATCTCGGGCTAAACAACCAGATAACATACATATTTCTACGGGCAATATTTGGAGGTATTTAGTCGCTATTATAGCGTGTCTAATTTGGTTTTTCTTTAAAGAATATGTGAATATTATTGGAATAATGATAGGTCTCATGATTTCTTATGTACTAATCATCATACGCCCTCTACTGCAAAGGGAGTAAAATTTTATAAAGAAAGAGGTGAGCACATGGATCACAAATCCCCACTCGTAAGTTGGAAGGTGGTCAATTTCACTTTTTAGCAGTAACATTGATTCTGTTTATCTTTGTTGCCAATATGTTAGGCTTGCCTTTCGCAATCGTGACAAAAGACCACTATTTATGGTGGAAATCACCAACTGCTGATGCCACAGTAACACTTACGTTATCAACAATGATGATTATACTAACTCATTATTACGGTTTGAAAATGCGTGGTACTAAGGCTTATGTAGGTAATTACTTTAAACCTTTCTGGCCTTTGGCAATTATTAATGTATTTGAAGAATTCTCTTCTACATTAACACTTGGTCTACGTCTTTATGGTAATATCTTTGCCGGTGAATTACTTTTATCACTATTAGCCGGCTTGTTTTTCAACAGCGGATGGGGCTGGATAATTAGTATTCCAGGTCTAATCGTATGGCAAGGATTCTCAATCTTTGTTGGTTCTATCCAAGCATATATCTTTATTATGCTTTCAATGGTTTACATGTCCCACAAAGTAGCGGACACACATTAATATAAACAAACAAAATTAGGAGGAATTATTAATATGGGTTTAATCGCAGCAGCAATTGCAATCGGATTATCAGCACTAGGCGCAGGTATTGGTAACGGTCTTATCGTATCTAGAACAGTTGAAGGTGTCGCACGTCAACCAGAAGCACGTGGTCAATTAATGAGTATCATGTTCATTGGTATTGGTTTAGTTGAGGCTTTACCAATCATCGGTGTAGTAATCGCATTCATGACTCTTTTCCAATAAGAAAATTTCATGGCGAAGTCTCTTTGACCTTCGCCGTTCGTTTTATTTAATGACAAGTGATGATTAATTATGAAAGGAGTGTCATATTACCGTGAATGCATTAACTAATTCATTCGCTTTAGGTGCAGCAAATCATGGTGTTGAGTGGGGAACAGTTCTCGTAACTTTAATTACTTTCTTAGTTCTTCTAGCACTATTGAAAAAATTTGCTTGGGGTCCATTGAAAGAAGTAATGGACAAACGTGAACGCGATATTAATAGAGATATCGATGAAGCTGAAGAAGCTAAATTGAATGCACAAAAGCTTGAAGAAGAAAATAAAAAGACACTTAAAGAAACTCAAGATGAAGTTCAACGTATATTAGAAGATGCCAGAGTTCAAGCACGTAAACAGCATGAAGAAATTATTCATGAAGCTAATATTCGTGCAAATGGCATGATTGAAACTGCACAAAGTGAAATTAATAGTGAAAAAGAACGTGCTTTAGCTGATATTAATAATCAAGTTTCAGAACTGTCAGTATTGATTGCTTCTAAAGTTCTTCAAAAAGAAATTTCTGAACAAGATCAAAAAGCATTAGTTGATAAGTATCTTAAAGAGGCAGGCGATAAATAATGGCAGATGTAGCAAAAAAGTACGCTAAAGCATTATTTGACGTAGCACTTGATCAAGATAGACTTGATTTAATGTATGAAGAATTAGAAGTAGTAAGTAATGCTACGACTGAGTATAATGATGATTTAAGAGCTATTGATACTAATCCAAACCAACCTGCTTCTGAACGTCGCAAGTTTGTAGGAATTGTATTCGGTAATGCTAATTATTATTTAAAAAATATGTTAATGATATTAGCTAATAATCGACATTTAGTACTTATTAATTCAATTTTTAAAGAGTTTAAAATCTTATATAATGAACATTACAATCAAGATTCAGCAATTGTTGAGTCTGTCTATCAACTAAGTGATGATGAACTTGAAAAAGTAAGACATTTAATTATTAAACAAACTAAGTTATCACATGTACATATCACGACTAGAATTAATCCTAATTTAATTGGTGGATTCAGAGTGAAAGTCGGGACAACTGTGCTAGATGGCAGTGTTAAAAAAGATTTAGAACAAATTGAACGTAAATTTAAAAGAGTTAACTAATATAAAGAGGAGTGACATAGATGGCCATAAAAGCTGAAGAAATCAGTGCATTACTTCGCTCACAAATTGAAAACTATGAGTCAGAAATGTCTGTAGATGATGTTGGTACTGTACTTCAAATTGGTGATGGTATCGCATTAATTCACGGATTAAATGATTGTATGGCTGGTGAGCTTGTAGAGTTCTCAAATGGTGTTCTCGGTTTAGCACAGAACCTTGAAGAATCAAATGTGGGTGTAGTTATTTTAGGACCATACAGTGAAATTACTGAAGGCGACGAAGTTAGACGTACTGGACGTATCATGGAAGTTCCAGTTGGTGAAGAACTTATCGGACGCGTAGTTAACCCACTTGGTCAACCTATTGATGGACAAGGTCCAATCAACACTACTAAAACACGTCCTGTTGAACAAAAAGCAACAGGTGTAATGGCGCGTAAATCCGTTGATGAACCATTACAAACTGGTATTAAAGCGATTGACGCTTTAGTTCCTATTGGACGCGGGCAACGTGAGTTAATTATTGGAGATAGACAAACTGGTAAGACAACAATCGGTATTGATACGATTTTAAACCAAAAAGGTTTAGACACAATTTGTATCTATGTTGCTATTGGGCAAAAAGATTCAACAGTGCGTGCTAATGTTGAAAAATTACGTCAAGCTGGTGCGCTTGATTATACAATCGTTGTATCTGCATCAGCATCTGAACCAGCACCAGTATTATATATCGCACCATACTCTGGTGTAACTATGGGTGAAGAGTTCATGTTTAATGGTAAACATGTACTTATCGTATATGATGACCTTACTAAACAAGCAGCTGCTTATCGTGAACTTTCATTATTATTACGTAGACCTCCAGGCCGTGAAGCTTACCCTGGTGACGTATTCTACTTACATAGTAGATTATTAGAAAGAGCGGCTAAATTAAATGATGATTTAGGTGGCGGTTCAATTACTGCATTACCTATCATTGAAACACAAGCAGGCGACATTTCTGCTTACGTCCCTACCAATGTAATCTCTATTACTGATGGACAAATTTTCCTACAATCTGACTTATTCTTCTCAGGTGTAAGACCTGCTATTAACGCTGGTCAATCTGTATCACGTGTTGGTGGTTCTGCACAAATTAAAGCAATGAAGAAAGTAGCGGGTACGCTACGTTTAGATTTAGCTTCATATAGAGAACTAGAATCATTTGCACAATTTGGTTCAGATTTAGATGAATTTACTGCTAGAAAATTAGAACGTGGTAAACGTACAGTTGAAGTTTTAAAACAAGATCAAAACAAACCGTTACCAGTTGAAAACCAAGTATTAATCATCTACGCATTAACTAAAGGTTATTTAGATGATATTCCTGTAGAAGACATCACTCGATTTGAAGAAGAGTTAAATAGTTGGGCTAAATCAAATGGTTCAGATTTATTAAAAGAAATTAGAGAAACAGGTGGATTACCATCTGATGATAAATTTGAAGCAACTATTAATGAATTCAAGAAAAGCTTTAGCAAATCTGAATAATTAAACTTTAATTCAAAAAGGTGGTGAGATAATGGCTTCTCTAAAAGAAATAGATGTTCGTATAAAATCGACGAAAAAAATGAAACAAATTACCAAAGCAATGAACATGGTATCAAGTTCTAAATTACGTCGAGCAGAAAAGAATACAAAACAATTTGAGCCGTATATGGAAAAAATGCAAGATGCAATTACAGCAATTGCAGGGGCAAGTAAACATTCAAGCCATCCAATGTTAAGACCTAGACACGTACAACGTAGTGGTTACCTTGTCATTACTAGTGATAAAGGCTTAGCAGGTGCATATAGTTCAAATGTGCTCAAACGACTGATTAATGATATTAAAGAAAAACACTCAAGCAGTGATGAGTATAGCATTATGGTTCTAGGCCAATCTGGTGTTGATTTCCTTAAAAATAGAGGTTATGAAATTGAAGATTCACTTGTTGATGTACCGGATCAACCTTCATTTAAATCAATCCAAGCTATCGCTAAACATGCTATTGACTTATTCAGTGAAGAACATATAGACGAGTTGAAGATTTATTATAGTCATTATGTTAGTGTTCTTGAAAATAAACCAGCAACCAAACAAGTTTTACCATTATCTCAAGAAGATTCTAGCCAAGGTCAAGGTCAAATGTCTTCATATGAATTTGAACCTGATAAAGAATCTATCCTAAGTGTTATTCTTCCTCAATATGTTGAAAGTTTAATCTACGGAACGATTTTAGATGCCAAAGCTAGTGAACATGCAGCACGTATGACTGCTATGAAAAATGCTTCTGATAATGCAACAGAACTTATTGATGATTTATCATTACAATATAACAGAGCTAGACAGGCTGAAATCACACAACAAATTACTGAAATTGTTGGTGGGTCTGCAGCACTTGAATAAATTTTAAAGGAGGAAACAACATGGGTAATGGCCGTGTAACTCAGGTTATGGGTCCTGTCATTGACGTTCGTTTTGAACATAATGAAGTACCTGAAATTAATAACGCCTTAATCATTGAAGTCCCTAGAGAAGATGGCACTTTTGAATTAACACTTGAAGTTGCATTACAATTAGGTGATGATGTCGTACGTACAATCGCGATGGATTCAAGTGATGGTGTTCAACGTGGTATGGAAGTTAAAAATACTGGAAAAGACATTAGCGTTCCAGTTGGTGAAGAAACATTAGGACGTGTATTTAATGTACTAGGCGATACAATTGATTTGGAAGATAAATTAGATGATAGTGTTAGAAGAGATCCAATTCATCGTCAATCTCCAAATTTTGATGAATTATCAACTGAAGTTGAAATTCTTGAAACAGGAATTAAAGTTGTAGACTTATTAGCACCTTATATCAAAGGTGGTAAGATCGGTCTATTCGGTGGAGCAGGAGTAGGTAAAACCGTTTTAATTCAAGAGCTTATTAATAATATTGCTCAAGAACATGGTGGTATTTCAGTATTTGCTGGTGTTGGTGAACGTACACGTGAAGGAAATGACTTATATTATGAAATGAGAGATAGTGGCGTAATTAAAAAGACAGCAATGGTATTTGGTCAAATGAATGAGCCACCTGGTGCGCGTATGCGTGTCGCTTTATCTGCTTTAACTATGGCAGAATATTTCCGTGATGAACAAGGTCAAGACGTATTATTATTCATTGATAATATTTTCAGATTTACTCAAGCTGGTTCAGAAGTATCAGCATTATTAGGACGTATGCCATCAGCAGTAGGTTATCAACCAACTTTAGCTACTGAAATGGGTCAATTACAAGAACGTATCACATCTACAAACAAAGGTTCAGTAACATCTATCCAAGCTGTGTTCGTTCCAGCCGATGACTATACTGACCCTGCGCCAGCAACAGCATTCGCGCATTTAGATGCAACTACAAACTTGGAACGTAAATTAACTGAAATGGGTATCTATCCTGCGGTTGATCCATTAGCATCTACTTCAAGAGCTTTAGAACCATCAATCGTGGGTCAAGAGCATTATGAAGTGGCACGTGATGTTCAATCAACGCTTCAAAAATATAGAGAATTACAAGATATTATCGCTATTTTAGGTATGGATGAATTATCAGAAGAAGATAAACTTACAGTTGAACGTGCACGTAGAATCCAATTCTTCTTATCACAAAACTTCCACGTTGCAGAACAATTTACTGGTCAAAAAGGTTCATATGTTCCAGTTAAAACAACTGTAGCTGATTTTAAAGATATCTTAGATGGTAAATATGACCATATCCCTGAAGATGCTTTCCGTTTAGTTGGTAGCATGGAAGACGTAATTGCTAAAGCAAAAGATATGGGTGTTGAAGTCTAAATAAATTAGGAGGTATAGATAATGAGTACAGTTAATCTTGATATTGTCACTCCTAATGGTTCAGTCTACGAAAAAGATGACGTTGAACTAGTTGTCTTTCAAACTACAGCTGGTGATATGGGTGTCATGAGTGGACATATTCCTACAGTTGCCGCATTAAAAACAGGCCATGTAAAAGTAAATTTTAGAAATGGTACTGAATATATAGCTGTTAGTGGTGGCTTTGTTGAAATTAGACAACATAAAGTATCAGTTATTGTTCAAACAGCAGAAACAGCTAGTGAAATTGATGTTCAACGAGCTAAATTGGCTCGTCAACGTGCACAATCTCATTTAGATGATCAGGATAATAGTGATATTAATAGAGCTAAACGAGCGTTAGCAAGAGCTGAAAATCGCTTGCGCGTAGCTGAATTAAAATAATTAAAAAAGGTTCAGAAACTTAACTTAGTTTCTGAACCTTTTTTGTTTACATAATAGTCATCAATAGTATCATTCTATATATTTTTAATGTACAATATAATACAGTAATCTTTAAGGAGAGATTGACATGGACTATATGGGTCAATTTGCCGTAATACATTTAATATTACATGTTATATGTATTTGTATTGCTTATTGGGCATTAAACTCTCTTAAATTAGATAATCTTTTTAGGAAAGGTTATGCAATGCAAGTTCAAGTTTGCTTGATTTTTTTAGCAATCTTATTAGGAACAGCAGTAAGCAATTTTTTAGTTGATTTATTACAGTTTTCTACTCAAGTTAAATATTTATTTTAGTAATAAACATAACTGTAATTTCTTTTGAAAAATAGATATAATTAATAAATAACTGTTTAAAAAAAGGGAAATGATGAAAGTAATAGGAGTTTAAAGTGGAGGATTGAAATGGATAAAATAGTGATAAATGGAGGCAATCGCCTTACAGGAGAAGTAAAAGTTGAAGGAGCTAAGAATGCAGTATTACCTGTTCTTACAGCATCGTTATTAGCATCTGAAGGACAAAGTAAGCTTGTAAATGTTCCGGATTTAAGTGACGTTGTAACTATAAATAATGTATTATCAACTTTAAATGCTAAAGTGGAGTACAATAAAGAAGAGGGTGCTGTCACGGTCGATGCTTCAACTACGCTTAAAGAAGAAGCACCTTATGAATATGTTAGTAAGATGAGAGCAAGTATATTAGTTATGGGTCCTTTACTAGCAAGATTAGGACATGCGATTGTTGCTTTACCTGGAGGATGTGCTATCGGCGCACGCCCTATAGAACAACATATTAAAGGTTTTGAAGCCCTTGGTGCTGAAATTCATTTAGAAAATGGTAATATTTATGCTAGTACTAAGGATGGCTTAAAAGGTACAGACATCCATTTGGATTTTCCAAGTGTAGGTGCTACTCAAAATATTATAATGGCTGCTTCTTTAGCTAAAGGTAAAACTGTAATTGAAAATGTTGCAAAAGAACCTGAAATAGTAGACTTAGCTAATTATATTAATGAAATGGGCGGTAAAGTTACTGGTGCCGGTACTGATACCATTACAATTCATGGTGTTGAAAAGTTAACTGGCGTGGAACATTCTATTATTCCAGATAGAATTGAAGCTGGTACATTAATTATTGCTGCAGCTATTACACGTGGTGATGTATTTGTACGTGATGCAGTTAAAGAGCATATGACGAGTTTAATTTATAAATTAGAAGAAATGGGCGTTAATTTAGATTTTACTGAAGATGGTGTGCATGTAACTGTTGAAGATGAATTAAAACCAGTTGATGTTAAAACTTTACCACACCCTGGGTTCCCAACAGATATGCAGTCACAAATGATGGCATTGTTACTAACTGCTGAAGGTCATAAAGTCATTACTGAAACTGTATTTGAAAATAGATTTATGCATGTTGCAGAATTCAGACGTATGAATGCTAATATTACAGTAGAAGGTAGAAGTGCAAAAATTCAAGGTAAAAGTCAATTGCAAGGCGCTCAAGTTAAAGCTACAGACTTAAGAGCAGCAGCAGCTTTAATTTTAGCAGGATTAGTTGCAGAAGGAACTACTCAAGTTACTGAATTAAAACACTTAGATCGTGGTTATGTGAATTTCCATGAAAAATTAAAATCTCTTGGTGCTGACATCCAAAGAGTAAATGATTAATCATTAAGTTTAATCATAAAACACTTCTGGAGGTATTTTAACTATGGAAACAATTTTTGATTACAATCAAATTAAACAAATTATACCGCATAGACAACCTTTTTTATTAATAGATCGCGTTGTTGAATATGAAGAAGGTAAACGTTGTGTAGGATTGAAACAAGTATCTGGTAACGAACCTTTCTTCCAAGGTCATTTTCCTGATTATGCAGTAATGCCTGGCGTACTTATTACAGAAGCATTAGCACAAACTGGTGCTGTAGCTATGCTAAATAGTGAAGAAAACAAAGGAAAAATTGCATTATTTGCTGGTATTGATAAATGTAGATTTAAAAAACAAGTTACACCTGGTGATACACTGATGTTAGAAGTTGAAATCACTAAAATTAAAGGACCA from Staphylococcus taiwanensis includes the following:
- the wecB gene encoding UDP-N-acetylglucosamine 2-epimerase (non-hydrolyzing), producing MRKIMTVFGTRPEAIKMAPLVKALENEAELEPLIVVTAQHREMLDSVLHTFNIKPHYDLNIMKSGQTLSEITSRAMIELEQIIKSEKPDMVLVHGDTTTTFSGALAAFYNQVPVGHVEAGLRTRQKYAPFPEEINRQMVGDIADLHFAPTANAAQNLLDEQKNKDSIIITGNTAIDTLNITVTEDYTSEIMKRHNNKRLILLTTHRRENMGQPMKNIFEAIRRIVEEYEDVVVISPLHLNPKVRELAKRYLGEHPRIELIEPLDVIDFHNFASKSYLILTDSGGIQEEAPSLNKPVLVLRDVTERPEGVAAGTLKVIGTELEDVYNETKALLDDEMIYDHMAMTQNPYGDGKAAIRICDSIKYYLNITKEPPNQFGS
- a CDS encoding ATP synthase subunit I, which codes for MRRFNILFKQYIQYYIYFLIFLSVLYIIISNSFILGLIIGTFGSLINTYIFELYLSRAKQPDNIHISTGNIWRYLVAIIACLIWFFFKEYVNIIGIMIGLMISYVLIIIRPLLQRE
- the atpE gene encoding F0F1 ATP synthase subunit C, with product MGLIAAAIAIGLSALGAGIGNGLIVSRTVEGVARQPEARGQLMSIMFIGIGLVEALPIIGVVIAFMTLFQ
- a CDS encoding F0F1 ATP synthase subunit B: MTVNALTNSFALGAANHGVEWGTVLVTLITFLVLLALLKKFAWGPLKEVMDKRERDINRDIDEAEEAKLNAQKLEEENKKTLKETQDEVQRILEDARVQARKQHEEIIHEANIRANGMIETAQSEINSEKERALADINNQVSELSVLIASKVLQKEISEQDQKALVDKYLKEAGDK
- a CDS encoding F0F1 ATP synthase subunit delta, translating into MADVAKKYAKALFDVALDQDRLDLMYEELEVVSNATTEYNDDLRAIDTNPNQPASERRKFVGIVFGNANYYLKNMLMILANNRHLVLINSIFKEFKILYNEHYNQDSAIVESVYQLSDDELEKVRHLIIKQTKLSHVHITTRINPNLIGGFRVKVGTTVLDGSVKKDLEQIERKFKRVN
- a CDS encoding F0F1 ATP synthase subunit alpha, giving the protein MAIKAEEISALLRSQIENYESEMSVDDVGTVLQIGDGIALIHGLNDCMAGELVEFSNGVLGLAQNLEESNVGVVILGPYSEITEGDEVRRTGRIMEVPVGEELIGRVVNPLGQPIDGQGPINTTKTRPVEQKATGVMARKSVDEPLQTGIKAIDALVPIGRGQRELIIGDRQTGKTTIGIDTILNQKGLDTICIYVAIGQKDSTVRANVEKLRQAGALDYTIVVSASASEPAPVLYIAPYSGVTMGEEFMFNGKHVLIVYDDLTKQAAAYRELSLLLRRPPGREAYPGDVFYLHSRLLERAAKLNDDLGGGSITALPIIETQAGDISAYVPTNVISITDGQIFLQSDLFFSGVRPAINAGQSVSRVGGSAQIKAMKKVAGTLRLDLASYRELESFAQFGSDLDEFTARKLERGKRTVEVLKQDQNKPLPVENQVLIIYALTKGYLDDIPVEDITRFEEELNSWAKSNGSDLLKEIRETGGLPSDDKFEATINEFKKSFSKSE
- a CDS encoding F0F1 ATP synthase subunit gamma, with the translated sequence MASLKEIDVRIKSTKKMKQITKAMNMVSSSKLRRAEKNTKQFEPYMEKMQDAITAIAGASKHSSHPMLRPRHVQRSGYLVITSDKGLAGAYSSNVLKRLINDIKEKHSSSDEYSIMVLGQSGVDFLKNRGYEIEDSLVDVPDQPSFKSIQAIAKHAIDLFSEEHIDELKIYYSHYVSVLENKPATKQVLPLSQEDSSQGQGQMSSYEFEPDKESILSVILPQYVESLIYGTILDAKASEHAARMTAMKNASDNATELIDDLSLQYNRARQAEITQQITEIVGGSAALE
- the atpD gene encoding F0F1 ATP synthase subunit beta, with the translated sequence MGNGRVTQVMGPVIDVRFEHNEVPEINNALIIEVPREDGTFELTLEVALQLGDDVVRTIAMDSSDGVQRGMEVKNTGKDISVPVGEETLGRVFNVLGDTIDLEDKLDDSVRRDPIHRQSPNFDELSTEVEILETGIKVVDLLAPYIKGGKIGLFGGAGVGKTVLIQELINNIAQEHGGISVFAGVGERTREGNDLYYEMRDSGVIKKTAMVFGQMNEPPGARMRVALSALTMAEYFRDEQGQDVLLFIDNIFRFTQAGSEVSALLGRMPSAVGYQPTLATEMGQLQERITSTNKGSVTSIQAVFVPADDYTDPAPATAFAHLDATTNLERKLTEMGIYPAVDPLASTSRALEPSIVGQEHYEVARDVQSTLQKYRELQDIIAILGMDELSEEDKLTVERARRIQFFLSQNFHVAEQFTGQKGSYVPVKTTVADFKDILDGKYDHIPEDAFRLVGSMEDVIAKAKDMGVEV
- a CDS encoding F0F1 ATP synthase subunit epsilon is translated as MSTVNLDIVTPNGSVYEKDDVELVVFQTTAGDMGVMSGHIPTVAALKTGHVKVNFRNGTEYIAVSGGFVEIRQHKVSVIVQTAETASEIDVQRAKLARQRAQSHLDDQDNSDINRAKRALARAENRLRVAELK
- a CDS encoding DUF1146 domain-containing protein yields the protein MDYMGQFAVIHLILHVICICIAYWALNSLKLDNLFRKGYAMQVQVCLIFLAILLGTAVSNFLVDLLQFSTQVKYLF
- the murA gene encoding UDP-N-acetylglucosamine 1-carboxyvinyltransferase; this encodes MDKIVINGGNRLTGEVKVEGAKNAVLPVLTASLLASEGQSKLVNVPDLSDVVTINNVLSTLNAKVEYNKEEGAVTVDASTTLKEEAPYEYVSKMRASILVMGPLLARLGHAIVALPGGCAIGARPIEQHIKGFEALGAEIHLENGNIYASTKDGLKGTDIHLDFPSVGATQNIIMAASLAKGKTVIENVAKEPEIVDLANYINEMGGKVTGAGTDTITIHGVEKLTGVEHSIIPDRIEAGTLIIAAAITRGDVFVRDAVKEHMTSLIYKLEEMGVNLDFTEDGVHVTVEDELKPVDVKTLPHPGFPTDMQSQMMALLLTAEGHKVITETVFENRFMHVAEFRRMNANITVEGRSAKIQGKSQLQGAQVKATDLRAAAALILAGLVAEGTTQVTELKHLDRGYVNFHEKLKSLGADIQRVND
- the fabZ gene encoding 3-hydroxyacyl-ACP dehydratase FabZ, producing METIFDYNQIKQIIPHRQPFLLIDRVVEYEEGKRCVGLKQVSGNEPFFQGHFPDYAVMPGVLITEALAQTGAVAMLNSEENKGKIALFAGIDKCRFKKQVTPGDTLMLEVEITKIKGPIGKGTAKATVDGQLACSCELTFAIQDA